In Bradyrhizobium sp. CCBAU 051011, the following are encoded in one genomic region:
- a CDS encoding ABC transporter ATP-binding protein: MTEVALQAVELIRRIEGDVSHTLVNGIDLAVNKGEFVAITGPSGSGKSSLLYLLGLLDAPSEGEVMICGQPTSKLSESERADVRLTKCGFVFQFHFLLPEFTSLDNVLLPMRAAGVMAEGEMRERGLALLGSLGLAEHANKRPNQLSGGQRQRVAIARALANRPEIIVADEPTGALDTKSTEQVFSILRDIADNGQTVVVVTHDPALAARADRRIHIVDGKIAEITARGGAELVSPSIAPCEISHA, encoded by the coding sequence ATGACCGAAGTTGCTTTGCAGGCGGTGGAGCTGATCCGTCGCATCGAAGGCGATGTTTCACACACCCTCGTCAACGGCATCGATCTTGCGGTGAACAAGGGCGAATTCGTCGCCATTACCGGCCCGTCGGGATCGGGCAAATCGTCCCTGCTTTATCTGTTGGGCCTGCTCGATGCTCCCAGCGAAGGCGAGGTGATGATCTGCGGCCAGCCGACTTCAAAACTGTCGGAATCGGAGCGCGCCGACGTCCGCCTGACCAAATGCGGCTTCGTGTTCCAGTTTCACTTCCTGCTGCCGGAGTTCACCTCGCTCGACAATGTGCTGCTGCCGATGCGCGCCGCGGGCGTGATGGCCGAAGGCGAGATGCGCGAGCGCGGCCTTGCGCTGCTCGGCTCGCTCGGACTTGCCGAGCACGCCAACAAGCGTCCCAACCAACTCTCCGGCGGCCAGCGCCAGCGCGTTGCGATTGCCCGCGCGCTGGCCAACCGCCCCGAGATCATCGTCGCCGACGAGCCGACCGGCGCGCTCGACACCAAATCGACGGAACAGGTGTTCTCGATCCTTCGCGACATCGCCGACAACGGCCAGACCGTGGTCGTGGTGACCCACGACCCGGCGCTCGCCGCCCGCGCCGATCGCCGCATCCACATCGTCGACGGCAAGATCGCCGAGATCACCGCACGGGGTGGAGCCGAGCTGGTTTCACCTTCCATCGCGCCGTGTGAAATCTCGCACGCTTGA
- a CDS encoding S8 family serine peptidase, with product MIAPQQQSGVATFSADFVTQQLTNSPDIEVLKTVQPPRLFGFQSAELGQAPLSPLVLARMAPDKAKLLQTQAGTRLAVERDERLSYMLDPTTPQMPNPGVLTPLADGFSATIEVLGQTGPLPDAEVYVFGSMWPTQGVTDAAGRVTLTIQGERPDTIRSILVKAKVDYWTFWLDRPQLVPNSVNRIVVRALAASLRDFPGRQLMGWGERAMGLDRVPPGYDGAGVKIAVIDSGAAPTHRNLRGVTRGASIVGNDKTAWTVDTIGHGSHCAGIIAGGPVPGGGGIRGFAPAAEIHVCRIFPGGRFSDLVQALDYCMEQGIDVANMSLGGGEPSKIIEDRIVRAKQLGMACIIAAGNSSGPVQFPASTPHCLAVAAMGKWGEFPEDSYHAQQALDGFRSRDGYFPAKFSCFGPEIDVCAPGVGIISSLPADGFGAWDGTSMATPHVTGLAALVLAHHPDFKGAFQNRDGRRVERLFQILKETATPLQFGDPNRTGAGLPNAMRALGLETGVAPGAAAPGADPSLDTLRRLLGLAQVDAPSMVPAGATAPQSVHPMQNGASHIARGPAQTMGATLAPTMMDPNPAQIREIMHKVGLL from the coding sequence ATGATCGCGCCGCAGCAGCAAAGCGGGGTTGCGACCTTCAGTGCCGATTTTGTGACCCAGCAGCTCACCAATAGTCCTGACATCGAGGTGCTGAAGACGGTGCAGCCGCCGCGCCTGTTCGGATTTCAGAGCGCGGAGCTTGGACAAGCGCCGCTCAGTCCGCTGGTGCTCGCCCGCATGGCTCCCGACAAGGCCAAGCTGTTGCAGACCCAGGCGGGAACGCGTCTTGCGGTGGAGCGCGATGAGCGGCTGAGCTACATGCTCGACCCAACCACACCGCAAATGCCAAATCCCGGGGTACTCACGCCGTTGGCTGACGGCTTCTCGGCGACGATCGAGGTGTTGGGCCAGACCGGTCCGCTGCCGGACGCCGAAGTCTATGTGTTCGGCAGCATGTGGCCGACCCAGGGTGTCACCGATGCCGCCGGCCGTGTCACGCTGACCATTCAAGGCGAAAGGCCGGATACCATCCGCTCGATCCTCGTCAAAGCCAAGGTCGACTACTGGACTTTCTGGCTCGATCGCCCGCAGCTCGTTCCCAATAGTGTCAACCGGATTGTCGTGAGAGCCCTCGCTGCGTCACTGCGCGACTTCCCCGGCCGGCAGTTGATGGGGTGGGGTGAGCGCGCGATGGGTCTTGATCGCGTGCCCCCGGGCTATGATGGCGCCGGCGTGAAAATCGCGGTGATCGATTCCGGCGCGGCGCCAACCCATCGCAATCTGCGTGGCGTAACCCGCGGCGCCAGCATCGTCGGCAATGATAAAACGGCCTGGACCGTCGATACGATCGGCCACGGCTCGCATTGCGCCGGAATCATCGCCGGCGGGCCGGTTCCCGGTGGAGGCGGCATCCGCGGCTTCGCGCCCGCGGCGGAGATCCATGTCTGCCGGATCTTCCCCGGCGGTCGGTTCAGCGATCTCGTCCAGGCGCTCGATTACTGCATGGAGCAGGGCATCGACGTCGCCAACATGAGCCTGGGTGGTGGCGAGCCTTCGAAGATCATCGAGGATCGTATCGTTCGGGCCAAACAATTGGGTATGGCCTGTATCATCGCTGCCGGGAATTCCTCGGGGCCGGTACAATTTCCGGCTTCGACACCGCATTGTCTGGCGGTTGCCGCGATGGGCAAATGGGGCGAATTCCCCGAGGACAGCTACCATGCGCAGCAAGCGTTGGATGGTTTCCGGAGCCGCGACGGATATTTTCCGGCAAAGTTCAGTTGCTTCGGGCCGGAGATCGACGTCTGCGCGCCCGGCGTTGGCATCATCTCGTCGCTTCCAGCGGACGGCTTCGGCGCATGGGACGGCACCTCGATGGCGACGCCGCACGTCACAGGCCTGGCCGCGCTTGTGCTGGCGCATCACCCGGACTTCAAGGGGGCGTTCCAGAATCGCGACGGTCGCCGTGTGGAACGGCTGTTCCAGATCCTGAAGGAGACGGCGACGCCGCTGCAATTCGGTGATCCAAACCGTACAGGCGCCGGACTGCCGAACGCGATGCGGGCGCTTGGCCTCGAAACGGGCGTCGCCCCGGGCGCCGCCGCGCCTGGAGCCGATCCCTCGCTGGACACTCTCCGTCGTCTGCTGGGACTGGCGCAAGTCGATGCACCGAGCATGGTTCCGGCCGGTGCAACGGCACCGCAGTCCGTCCATCCGATGCAAAACGGTGCGAGCCACATCGCGCGCGGTCCGGCACAAACGATGGGCGCGACACTTGCGCCAACAATGATGGACCCCAATCCGGCTCAGATTCGGGAGATCATGCACAAGGTCGGATTGCTGTAA
- a CDS encoding bacterial transcriptional activator domain-containing protein, translating into MQVSGESVSIPSRKAATLLGYVALSSPRGISRGKLASLLWDGHFADRARASLRQALLTLRRVLPQYADVISVDRGDIRICPDAVKTDVGEFEQLLKEGDPERLARAAALYRGELLDGISSTSCAFEAWLSAERQRLRMQAMRAVVGLLDAGGRERMDIAIALALRILAIDPLQEDMHRILMRCYAQQGRRADALRQYDLCRTVLWKEVRAVPEGETEQLQRDIRRMFRTDNSRPPHSTCTVP; encoded by the coding sequence ATGCAGGTCTCCGGCGAGTCGGTATCGATCCCGAGTCGAAAGGCCGCGACGCTTCTAGGCTATGTAGCCCTCAGCTCCCCTCGCGGCATTTCACGCGGCAAGCTCGCTTCGCTGCTGTGGGACGGACACTTTGCAGATCGCGCGCGCGCCAGCCTTCGACAGGCCCTGCTCACATTGCGCCGTGTGCTGCCGCAATACGCCGACGTGATCTCGGTGGATCGCGGTGACATCCGCATCTGTCCGGACGCCGTCAAGACCGATGTCGGGGAATTCGAACAACTCCTGAAGGAAGGGGACCCCGAACGGCTGGCGCGAGCGGCAGCGCTTTATCGCGGCGAACTTCTCGATGGCATCAGCTCAACCTCATGTGCGTTTGAAGCCTGGCTGTCTGCCGAGCGCCAGCGCCTCCGGATGCAAGCCATGCGGGCCGTTGTTGGCCTGCTGGACGCCGGCGGGCGCGAGCGAATGGACATCGCCATCGCCCTTGCGTTGCGTATTCTTGCAATCGATCCACTGCAGGAGGACATGCACCGCATATTGATGCGCTGTTATGCGCAGCAGGGCCGCCGGGCGGACGCTTTGCGTCAGTACGATCTTTGCCGCACGGTGCTGTGGAAGGAAGTTCGCGCTGTGCCGGAAGGGGAAACCGAACAATTGCAGCGCGACATCAGGCGCATGTTCCGCACTGACAATTCGCGTCCGCCTCACTCAACTTGCACGGTGCCATAG